The sequence below is a genomic window from Oscillospiraceae bacterium.
GGCGCCGGGTTTATCCCGCGATGGCGTAGGTATACAGGTTGTCGTAGTCCATGCCCACGGCGATGTCCACCGTGCCGCGGGTCTGGTTGTAGACGCAGGACCACTGGGTGGTGGTGCGTTTGCCCTCCCGGGGCGGCTGGCTGACGGCCTCCAGCAGATCCATACCCTGGGCGGGGGTGAGGACAAAATTCTGCTCCGTCAGCGTGTTTTCCAGGATCTCGAAGCGGTCCTGGCCGCCGCCGAAGTCCCAGTCGCCGGGGGTGAGGAGGAAGTTGGTGGCCATGGGGCTGTCGATGACGTTCATCTCGTCCCCGATGTACTCCACCACCACCGCGTTGCCCTGGGCGTCGGCGATCTGGAAGTGGTAGCAGGAGTTGGCCGAGGCGTGCATGTCGTACTGCCCCAGCAGGGCCAGGGCCTCGTCCACCGTGGCCGCCTTGTCCAGCAGCAGGCGGATGGCGGTGGTGGTGGTGATGTCCACCTTGTCGGTCTGCTGGTTGGTGGGCTCGGTGTCGATGAGCAGCACGCCCACCGCTAGGCCCTTCTCGTTCACCCCGTCCAGAGGCACGTAGGGGGCCGCCAGGGCCATGAAGCTGTTGGCGAAGTTGGTGGGCAGCTTCTCCTCGCCGAAGCCGATGTAGGCCAGGTTCACCATGGAGATGGACTTGTAGCCGTCGTCCGGCGCCGTGCGCACAAAGAGGGCGGGGGAGTAGTACATGTCAAAATTGCGCCCGAAAATGGCGTCCCCCTCCGGCGTCCGGGCCGCGAAGGTGGAGCAGCCCAGGTCGGGCAGGTCGAAGTCCATGGGCAGGCCCTTGAGCAGCTTCTGGGCGATAAAGCCCACCAGCTCGCCGTCGGTGGACGCCCCGGTCTGGAGGAAGTCGTCAAAGCCGTAGTCGCCGATGTAGTCCATGGTAAACAGGGAGGTGCCGTCCACCCGCTCCAGGGTGCCCAGGGTGCGCAGCTCCCGCTGGAACAGCAGCAGAAGGGCCAGCACCGCGGCCACAACCAGCACCAGCAGGCCGACGAGGATGCGCAGCGCGTATTTCCCGGCCCGTCCGGGGATCTTGGCGTTCGTCTCAGTCATGGTTGGATTTCCTTTCCGAAGCTAGAATCGTTTGAACATCAAAAAATTTGAATATCAAACGAGTTATCATGATACGCGCCCCGGAGAAAAAAGTCAAGGAAAAATTTTCTGTAATTTTCAAAATGACAGTTGACAAATCACCATATTTGAATATACTAATATTGTAATCCAAAAGACGAGGTGAGCGCATGAACGACCAGGACCTCGACTACTGCGCCAGGGCGGAGCTGCTGAAAGCCCTCGCCCACCCCCTGCGGCTGCGCATCGTGCGCAGCCTGCTCAAGTGCGGCTGCCGCCGCGTGAGCTGCATCGAGGAGGCCACCGGCCAGTCCCAGTCCTGCATCTCCCAGCATCTGATGCGGCTGAAGGCCGCGGGCATCGTGAGGGCCGAGCGCTCCGGCAACGAAGTCTATTACGAGATTGCGGACCGCAGCGTGGCCGCCGTGGTGGCCGCTCTGTTCGGCGAGCGCGAGGAGGACTATCATTGAGCTATGACATTGCCGTAATCGGCGCGGGGCCCGCGGGCCTGTCGGCGGCGGTCCAGGCCAGGGCGCGGAACAAGCGCGTGCTGGTGGTGGGCGGGGACCGGCGGGACGGCCCGCTCTACAAGGCGGAGCGGGTGGACAACTACCTGGGCCTGCCCCATATCCCCGGCGGGGAGCTGCTCTCCCGCTTCGAGGCGCAGGCGGCGGAGCAGGGCGTGGAGCGAAAAACCGGCCGCGCGCTGAATATCATGCCCATGGGCGGTAAATTCTACATCAGTATCGGCAGCGACGTGGAGGAGGCGGGCGCAATCATTCTGGCAACCGGGGTCGCCCACGGGAAGAAGTACCCCGGCGAGGCCGAGCGCCTGGGCGCCGGCGTGTCCTACTGCGCCACCTGCGACGGGATGCTCTACCGGGGCAAGGACGTGGTGGTGGTGGGCAAGTCGGGCGAGGCGCCCGCCGAGGCCAACTATCTGCGGGAAATCGGCTGTAACGTGACCTACGTGTCCGGCAAGGCCCCCGAGGGGCTGGACGCGGACATCCCCTTCGTCAAGGCCGCCCGTCTGGAGATCACGGGGGCGCCGGGGAGCCTGGCGCTGCGGGCCGACGCAATGCAGCTGCCCTGCGCCTGCGTCTTTATCCTGCGCGCCGCCGTGGCCCCCACCGACCTGCTCCCCGGCCTGGCGCTGGAGGGCGGCTACGTGGCGGTGGACCGCTGCATGCGCACCAACATCCCCGGCGTGTTCGCCGCGGGGGACTGCACCGGGCTGCCGCTCCAGGTCTCCAAGGCCGTGGGCGAGGGCCTGGTGGCGGGCCACCGGGCGGCGGAGTATCTGGACCGGAACAAGGAAACCATTTGAAAGGAAGAATAAGAAATGGCAGTCATTCACTTTAACAAGGACGGGTTCGACAAGGCGCTGGCCTCCGGGCAGCTGATGATGGTGGACTTCTGGGCCTCCTGGTGCGGCCCCTGCAAGATGGCGGCGCCCATCATCGAGAGCGTGGCCGGGGAGTACGAGGGCAAGGCCCTGGTGGGCAAGGTCAACACCGACGACGAGCAGGAGCTCGCGGTGCGCTACGAGGTCATGAGCATCCCCACCGTCATCTTTTTCAAGAACGGCAAAGAGGTGGAGCGCAAGGTAGGCGTGATGCCCGGCGACAGCTACAAGGCGGTCCTGGACAGCTACCTGTAACGAGCAAATATGCCCCCGTGGGAGCTGTCCCACGGGGGCATTTCGCTCAGGGGAGGGTCAGGGCGTCCGCCGTCCGGCCAGCATGGCGTCCACCTCGGCGTGGGTGCAGTGGTAGTCGCCGTCGCCGATGCGGCGGTAGGTGCCGGAATAGGGGTCGCTGCCCACGTAGACCGGCCTCTGGCCCCGGGCGGCCCGCGGCACCTCGATGACGATGACGCGCCCCTGCTCCAGCTCCAGGATCTGCGTCTGCTCCTCCCGCAGCAGGTTGGTGCTGGCGAACTTGGGATCGCTCACCTTGGCGAGAAACTCCTCCAGCATCTCCTGGGGGTCCAGCAGGCCCTGGATACGCAGGCGGCGGTCGGGCAGCTCCTCCACCCCCAGCAGGATCACGCCGCCGTAGGAGTTGGCGAAGGCGGAGTAGGTCTCCCAGATACTCTCGGGCAG
It includes:
- a CDS encoding thioredoxin, producing MAVIHFNKDGFDKALASGQLMMVDFWASWCGPCKMAAPIIESVAGEYEGKALVGKVNTDDEQELAVRYEVMSIPTVIFFKNGKEVERKVGVMPGDSYKAVLDSYL
- a CDS encoding transcriptional regulator, with product MNDQDLDYCARAELLKALAHPLRLRIVRSLLKCGCRRVSCIEEATGQSQSCISQHLMRLKAAGIVRAERSGNEVYYEIADRSVAAVVAALFGEREEDYH
- the trxB3 gene encoding thioredoxin reductase, which encodes MSYDIAVIGAGPAGLSAAVQARARNKRVLVVGGDRRDGPLYKAERVDNYLGLPHIPGGELLSRFEAQAAEQGVERKTGRALNIMPMGGKFYISIGSDVEEAGAIILATGVAHGKKYPGEAERLGAGVSYCATCDGMLYRGKDVVVVGKSGEAPAEANYLREIGCNVTYVSGKAPEGLDADIPFVKAARLEITGAPGSLALRADAMQLPCACVFILRAAVAPTDLLPGLALEGGYVAVDRCMRTNIPGVFAAGDCTGLPLQVSKAVGEGLVAGHRAAEYLDRNKETI